Genomic segment of Paracoccus sediminicola:
CCAAGATTTGACATCCACGACGGCGTCAATTTCTTCGTGGTAGGTAACGAGCTACTAGTGGGCGGAAAGAGACAATTCGAGTCCATACTCAGGTATAAGGAAGCTCACATTACTGAATTCGACGACCTGAAAGCAGAGCCGGATTTCTCCGGTATATTCTCAGACATGCAGCATCTCGACGCGCACATTCGAAACAACAAGATTCAGCTTCGACGCGCTCAAGCCATTCGTCAAAAAGGTCACTATAAAGACGTTGATTTTATGCAGCGTCTAAGGGAAAATCACGTTCACTTCGGATTCCATATAAATTTTGACGATACCGGTTTGATTGTTCCAACGCCCGAAACGTGCTCCGAGATAATAACTGCGCTACTAGACCACCGCCTCTCGTCTGCATTCTCAGAAAACATTTACGATGTCCAGAACACTACTACCGTTGCTCTTTGAGAGTGAAGCCAGAGGCCTCAGTCAATCAAATCGCTTACCAGCGTTAGCCGAACACTGGTGGCTGATCCGGCTTCTGATCGAACAGGATCACCCGCCCGTCGCCGCTGGTGGGACTATTGACTAGCACAAACGGAACATCCGCCCCTTCCTTCTCATAGATGCAGCGGTACTTCATCTGGCCGTCGAGGGGATCGCGCATCTGGTCGTAGCGATAGCTGTGCGGGATGCCCTTCTCGATCCAGCTTTCAACACCTGCGAGCGTCACAAGCGAAAGTGGCTTTCCATCCAGCAAGATCGTCTTGCCCACGTTGAATACTTCATACATCCGATCAGTCTCCTCTGTCGTTTCACCGGGTTACGTCACAGGCTGTGACCTTCGCCACGATCCCTGTCCCGCGTGTTTTCATTCTCGTCGTCACCGCGGTCCTGTTCGCGCTCATCCTCGATCTCCAGCCGCTCGCGCGGCTTGTTCAGCACGTCCTTTAGGCGCTCGTTGACGGATGGCTTGCGCGCCTCGCGCCCTGTGTCCTCGCCCAGACCATACTCGCTGTGACCGTCCAGCTTGTGAACCGCCGCCTGACCGTCGCGCCCGCCGTCCTTCTCCATGATTTCCTTCAGCCGCTCGCGCGCGTAATTGCGACCTTCCGGCTTCGGCGTGTCGTCCTGCTCTTCTGACCGGCCCACGACGCGCGCCAACCGCTCCCGGAAGTCATCCGGGTTTCGGTCGCGATCTTTCGCGGTCGCGGCCCTGAGCGCCGCCAGACCGGCAGAGACGCGGCCCTGCCGGGCCTCGCGCTCGATGCCGTAGGTCTCGCGCGCCAGTTCCAGCCGCGCGCGCATTTCGCGGAACGCGGCGCGGGCTTGGCGCGCGGCATGGACCACGGCCCCGCGTTCGGTGACAGGTTTGTATTCCCGGCCCTGGCGCTCGGCCATCCACTTCGCCCGCCGCTCCATGGAATTGGCCGCCGGTCCCAGCTTCAGCTCGGGGTCGCGGTCCAGCTCCTCAGCGGACAGCTTGTCGCCACGCTCCTGCGCGGCGTCACGCTGCTTCTCAAGCGACCGATGATCGACGCGCTCCACCTCCCCTGCCCGCTCCAATGCGCGGTTCTGCAGCTCGGCCCAAAGCCCGCGCATCTGCTCGATCTCGACGCCGCCGGTCTTGGCGGAATCGAGAACGCGCGTCTTGGTCGTAAAGCCTTCGGCTTCCAGCTTGCGGGTGGAGGTCAGGACGTGGGCGTGATGGTTGCGCTGATCGCCTTCCCGGTGCGGTGCGTGGATCGCCACATCGACGGCCACGCCATAGCGGTTGACCAGCTCCTGGGCGAAGTCGCGGGTGATCTGCGAGCGGTCCTCGTCGCTGATCTCGGACGGCAGCGCCAGCTCCCATTCGCGGGCGGTGACGGAATTGCGGCGGGTCTCGCTGGCCTCAACCTCGTTCCAGAGACGGGAGCGATCCGTGGCCCAGTCCGGGGCGTCTTTCGGTGCCAGGATGAAGGTCTCCTCGATGCCCTGCTTGCGGGTGTAATCGTGGACACGGCCTTCCCTCTGGCACTCGATGCGCTCGCCGACACGGTAGGCTGCTGCCGCCGTGGCAGAGCGCCCGGCGCTGCGTTTGATCGTCTTCACGGAGAGGTGGTAGCTGGCCATGCCCCCTCCCCTCGCCCGGGACGCGAACACGACCGCGCGCCGCTGCTGAGCCGGATCAACGCCCCGACATGGGACACCGGGTCAGCCGTCTTTTTCCCGAAGGCCTGCGCCCCACAACGCTGGGGCCGGAGGGGAAAAGACAGCCCGGACGAAGGGGTGCAGCGCACCTCTGAGGCGCGGGCTTGCCAGTGATCTGCCCCCAGATCCCCAGCCTCGTGGGGGGCGGGATATGGGGACAGATCACTGGCGGTTTGCCGGGGGCAAACCCGGTTCGTGTCGGCACCGTCAGGTCCGATGACACGAACCTCCCGCAACGGAGACGCCAGCGGCAGACCGGCCCCCACCGTGGGGCATCGGGCGAGACGTTGGCGCGACATTGCGGGACGCGATCCAACTGCCAAAGTTGGCCCTGGAGAGTTTGAGAGGCCGGGAAGGCCTTTCATTCCGGCGCGCTTCGCGTCGGACGGAGTTCGCAATCGGCTGAGGCCCTGCCTCAAGGAGATCGCACGCAAATCTCGGAACCGCAGGTGGAGAGTTTGCATAAGTGCGCCCTTGTCCTTTACAGGCCTACGGGTAAGCGCTATCGGTTGATCTGGCAAGAACAACTTCAACCACAAGAATGTTTGGTGGCGAGGGTAGAGATTTGGCAGAAACAGAACTTGAACGCGCCGAGAAACGATATGCCCAGGCCAAGGCCCGTCTTCAGGCACTGAAGAACCGGGAAAGCACCAGACAGCGTAAACTCGACACGCGGCGCAAGGTGATCCTGGGCGGGGCGCTCCTCGATCTGGCGGAAAGGGATTCCAGTGCCGCCGCCATGCTCGACCGGCTGATCCGCAACCTCCCCCGCGAACAGGACCGCAAGGCCTTCGCGGATTGGGATGCCCCCTCCCCTGCCCCGTCCAGTTCTGACCCGGAAACGCCGTCCTGATGCGGGGCGTGATCCGCCTCTTTGACGGACTGTTCCGGTTCTTCGGTCGGCTGATCTTCACGCCCATCCTGTTGGGCTGGATGATCGGGGCCGTCCTGTTTGGCGCGATGATCGGGTTCATCATCGGGGGCGTCGTGGCCATGACAGCCTTCGGACCTCCGCTTGGTCACTCTGCCTGGGAATGGATCATCATCGCGCCACCTGTCTTCATCGGCGCGGTCTTCGGGTTCCAATACTGGCGCAAGACCTCCGGGGCCGATGCCTTCTTCGGTCTGACGGGCGACAGTCACGGCTCGGCCCGCTTCGCCAGCCGTAAGGAGCTGAAGAAGCTTCAGGGGAATGACGGCCTCCTGATCGGGCGCAATCCGGGGACCGGGCGGCTGCTGCGCTATGACGGCCCCGCCCATCTGATCACCCTCGCCCCGACGCGGGCCGGGAAAGGCGTCGGCACGGTGATCCCGAACCTGCTGGCAGTTGAACGCTCGGTGCTGGTCATCGACCCCAAGGGCGAGAATGCCCGGATCGCCGGGGAAGCCCGGCGGCGGTTCGGGACCACCCATGTCCTCGATCCCTTCGACGTTTCGGGGATGCCATCCGCCGCCTACAACCCGCTCGACCGGCTGACGCCGGACAGCCTCGATCTGGGCGAGGATGCGGCCTCCCTGACAGTGGCGCTGGTGATGGACCCGCCGGGACAGGTGACGGAAGCGCATTGGAACGAGGAAGCCAAAGCCATCCTTGGCGGGCTGATCATGTTCTGCGTCTGCCACGAGGACCGCGACCGGCGCTGCCTGGCCACCGTCCGGGAATATCTCACCCTGCCCCCGGAAAAGCTGCGCGCGCTGCTGGAGCTGATGCAGGACAGCGATGCGGCGGGTGGTCTGATTGCCCGCGCCGCCAACCGCTTCCTTGGCAAGGCGGATCGCGAAGCCGCCTC
This window contains:
- the mobQ gene encoding MobQ family relaxase, which gives rise to MASYHLSVKTIKRSAGRSATAAAAYRVGERIECQREGRVHDYTRKQGIEETFILAPKDAPDWATDRSRLWNEVEASETRRNSVTAREWELALPSEISDEDRSQITRDFAQELVNRYGVAVDVAIHAPHREGDQRNHHAHVLTSTRKLEAEGFTTKTRVLDSAKTGGVEIEQMRGLWAELQNRALERAGEVERVDHRSLEKQRDAAQERGDKLSAEELDRDPELKLGPAANSMERRAKWMAERQGREYKPVTERGAVVHAARQARAAFREMRARLELARETYGIEREARQGRVSAGLAALRAATAKDRDRNPDDFRERLARVVGRSEEQDDTPKPEGRNYARERLKEIMEKDGGRDGQAAVHKLDGHSEYGLGEDTGREARKPSVNERLKDVLNKPRERLEIEDEREQDRGDDENENTRDRDRGEGHSL
- a CDS encoding mobilization protein; the protein is MFGGEGRDLAETELERAEKRYAQAKARLQALKNRESTRQRKLDTRRKVILGGALLDLAERDSSAAAMLDRLIRNLPREQDRKAFADWDAPSPAPSSSDPETPS
- a CDS encoding type IV secretory system conjugative DNA transfer family protein; the encoded protein is MRGVIRLFDGLFRFFGRLIFTPILLGWMIGAVLFGAMIGFIIGGVVAMTAFGPPLGHSAWEWIIIAPPVFIGAVFGFQYWRKTSGADAFFGLTGDSHGSARFASRKELKKLQGNDGLLIGRNPGTGRLLRYDGPAHLITLAPTRAGKGVGTVIPNLLAVERSVLVIDPKGENARIAGEARRRFGTTHVLDPFDVSGMPSAAYNPLDRLTPDSLDLGEDAASLTVALVMDPPGQVTEAHWNEEAKAILGGLIMFCVCHEDRDRRCLATVREYLTLPPEKLRALLELMQDSDAAGGLIARAANRFLGKADREAASVLSNAQRHTHFLDSPRIAKVTSRSDFHFSDLRHRITSVFLVLPPNRMDAYSRWLRLLVSQALQDIARDAEASVGAQGASQRLKAPALFLLDEFAALGRLEAVERAMGLMAGYGLQLWPILQDMSQLKDLYGERAGTFIANAGVQQVFGVNDFETAKWLSQMIGQETTGFQTDSYKPGDSPSFSNNLTGRDLLTPDEIMQMPPELQLLRVQGQPSALAQKLRYYADPEFKRLFVPQDA